ACCAGAGGATTCATCTACATCCGTGCAGAGTACCCCTTGGCTATCCACCGTCTTGAGATTGCCATGCAGCAGGCTCGTGAATACGGCCTCCTTGGACAGAATATCCTGGGAAGTGGTTTTGATTTCGATATTGAGATCCGTCTCGGAGCAGGTGCATTTGTCTGTGGTGAAGAGACTGCTCTCTTGCAGTCCATTGAAGGCAAGCGCGGTATGCCGCAACCTCGTCCTCCATTCCCTGCTGTGAAGGGTCTGTGGGGTAAGCCGACAGTCATCAACAACGTTGAGACCTGGGCTAATATTCCCGTCATCATCACCAAGGGTGGCAACTGGTTCAGCAAGATCGGTACTCCTGACAGTAGGGGAACCAAGGTATTTGCCCTCACCGGTAAGATTCGTAACTCCGGCCTGGTAGAGGTCCCGATGGGTACAACCCTCCGTGAGATCGTATACGACATCGGTGGTGGAATTGCCAATGACAAGAAGTTCAAGGCTGTTCAGACCGGTGGTCCTTCCGGTGGTGTTATCACCGATGCCGATCTGGATACCCCGATTGATTTCGGTTCCTTGGTCCGCATTGGTTCCATGATGGGAAGCGGTGGTATGATCGTCATGGATGAGGATGACTGTATTGTTGACGTTGCAAAGTTCTATCTGAACTTCACTGTTGATGAATCCTGTGGAAAATGCGCACCTTGTAGAATCGGTGGCCGGTCCCTGACCAACATCCTGGAGAAGATAACTTCCGGGAATGGTACCCTTCAGGACTTGGATACACTCGAGACCATCGGGGAAGCAATGAGAAAAGGTTCCTTGTGTGCTTTGGGGCAGACTGCTCCCAATCCGGTCCTATCAACGATCAAGCATTTCAAGGACGAGTACATGGCCCACATTGTGGACAAGAGCTGTCCCAGTGGTACCTGTAAGAAATTGGTCAGGTACTCGATCAATCCCGAGAAATGTATCGGTTGTACGGCTTGTGCACGAAAGTGTCCGGTCGCAGCAATCTCTGGCGAAAGAAAGCAAGTTCACATCATTGACCAATCCATCTGTATCAAGTGTGGTGTATGTATGGAAACTTGTAAGTTCGGCGCCGTTGAAATCCACTAGGATCAGGTTAGGAGGAATCAATTGAGTATCGTACATGTAAAGATAAACGGCATTCCCGTAGAGGTTGAAGCGGGGACCACTATATTGCTTGCAGCCCGGAAGGCTGGGGTGAACATCCCAACCCTCTGCTACCATGATGACCTCAAGCCATTTGGCTCATGTGGTCTGTGTATCGTGAAGCAGGAAGGCAGTGCCAAGATCCTTAGAGCTTGTGCAGCCCCTGTTGCAGAGAATATGAGCATCATCACCCACGACCAGGAGCTGTTCCAGGTACGGAAGACCATCTTGGAGATGATCCTCAGCACCCACCCATCAAGCTGTCTGACCTGTATCCGTAACGGAGAGTGTGAGCTGCAGACCTTGGCAGCTGAGTTCGGTATTCGTGAGCAGCCCTTTGAGGTCCGCTTGAGTGACCGGCCGAAAGATACATCCTCTGCTTCCATCGTGCTTGACCCTGAGAAGTGCATCAAGTGTGGACGCTGTGTCCAGGTC
The sequence above is drawn from the uncultured Sphaerochaeta sp. genome and encodes:
- a CDS encoding NADH-quinone oxidoreductase subunit NuoF, producing MAFRNYILVCGGTACESSRADQIYQNLLEECKAQGVADEVQIVKTGCFGFCEQGPIVKILPEDSFYVKVKPEDAKELISEHIIKGREVTRLLYDKEASRKNAKVEDIKFYQKQFRIVLRNCGFIDPENIDEYIAREGYQGLEKALFEMTSEDIIEELKTAGLRGRGGAGFPTWMKWNFSRQAENDTKYVVCNADEGDPGAYMDRSTLEGDPHSVLEAMTICGKAIGATRGFIYIRAEYPLAIHRLEIAMQQAREYGLLGQNILGSGFDFDIEIRLGAGAFVCGEETALLQSIEGKRGMPQPRPPFPAVKGLWGKPTVINNVETWANIPVIITKGGNWFSKIGTPDSRGTKVFALTGKIRNSGLVEVPMGTTLREIVYDIGGGIANDKKFKAVQTGGPSGGVITDADLDTPIDFGSLVRIGSMMGSGGMIVMDEDDCIVDVAKFYLNFTVDESCGKCAPCRIGGRSLTNILEKITSGNGTLQDLDTLETIGEAMRKGSLCALGQTAPNPVLSTIKHFKDEYMAHIVDKSCPSGTCKKLVRYSINPEKCIGCTACARKCPVAAISGERKQVHIIDQSICIKCGVCMETCKFGAVEIH